In Heteronotia binoei isolate CCM8104 ecotype False Entrance Well chromosome 5, APGP_CSIRO_Hbin_v1, whole genome shotgun sequence, the DNA window ctcttctcttctcttctcttctcttctcttctcccttccttcccctactCTTTGAGAGGGTTTCCTCCATGAGTGAGGCACCCTGTCGCCCCTTCAGATTGCGGGAAGGGCCCGGACCCCTCTTCTCCCCCCTGCCCAaggtccctccctctctcctgggGTCCAATTTCTAAGCTGAGGGGTGCggccaggaagggaggggggctttGGCTGTGGGGGGTCTTGAGGGGGCACCGCTCCAACCAGGGGGGCTCACTGCGCCCCCTCGCCCTGTTTTGCCTCCCTCCCGGGGCAGCCGCCCATTTCCTTATGCAGGAGAAGTACGAGTGCCACTTTCTGCCCGACGGGGCAGCCCCAAGGGGCGAGGTCTGGTTCCTCTTCCGCCACTTCTGGGACCGGCAGGAGGTGCTGCGCTTCGATAGCCGCCAGGGGTACTTCCAGGCCCTCTCCCCGCTGACCGAGCCCGAGGCCCGGGGCTGGAACCGCGACCCACAGACCCTGCGCTACTACCGGGCCGCCCAGGAGCGCTTCTGCGGCCACAACTACGGTGCCGCCCGGGAAGCCCAGGTGCTGGGCAGGACAGGTGAGCCCAGAGGAGGGACGGGGAGCGGCCGGAGGCAGCAGCTGTTGATTGTGCCCACTTGCAGGTTGGCACCCACAGAAGGCCGTGCTGGTCTGAGCCAAGTGGGCACTTTCCATGGGAGCGGGAATGGTGGGCCCACAGAAAGGGATGAAGGGCTTTGGGGTGCGACAACCGAGACCTTCCACCCAATCCCtggatataagaacatcagagaagccatgttggatcgggccagtggtccatccagtccaacactcttgtgtcacacagtggccaaaaacccaggtgccatcaggaggtccatcagtggggccaagacaccagaagccctcccactgtgccccccccccccacaagcacccagaatacagagcatcactgccccagactgagagttccaataatatgcagtggctaatagccactgatggacctctgctccatatgttgatccattcccctcttgaagctggctatgcttgcagccgccaccacctcctgtggcagtgagtctGGGCAAGAATTGGCGGCATCATTTGTCTATcaggatgttgttgttgttgttttaagcagCTGCCAAACAACTTTCTCTTCGGGTGGCTGAGGGAAAGCTCCCTGAGTTAGCGGCTGACTGACAGCTGATGTCAAGGGTATGGTCCTTACCTGACTTTATGAGCCAAGATGGGCAAGGATCCAAAGTACAAGCAGTGGCCTTCACAGGTCCCAAGATCTTGTCCACATTTGTTATGGACACATTATGGTCGCAGTGATCCATCAGTAGCCCAGGCAATGTCATTAGGCCCTTGGTCTGGAGTCCCCGGTACCAGCAACATCCAGATCAGAGGATATTTTCTGTCTGTGGCTGGGAGATGAAAGGTGCAGATTTAGGGTTCAGCAGATGGCAGAGTGATTTTGAACAACTGCACGGGATAACATGGAACAacgtatgcatgggatggagaaagtagagaaagaagtacttttctccctttctaacaatacataagaacataagagaagccatgttggatcaggccagtggcccctccagtccaacactctgtgtcacacagtggccaaaatttatacacacacacacactatggctaatagccactgatggacctcttctccatatttttatctaaacccctcttgaaggtggccatgcttgtggccgccaccacctcctgtggcagtgaattccacatgtcaatcaccctttgggtgaagaagtacttccttttatctgttttaacctgtctgctcagcaatttcatcgaatgcccacgagtccttgtattgtgagaaagggagaaaagtacctctttctctactttctccatcccatgcattatcttgtaaacctctatcatgtcaccccgcagtcgacgtttctccaagctaaagagtcccaagcgtttcaacctttcttcatagggaaagtgttccagccctttaatcattctagttgcccttttctggactttttccaatgctataatatcctttttgaggtgcggcgaccagaactgcacacagtactccaaatgagaccgcaccatcgatttatacaggggcattatgatactggctgatttgtttttaattcccttcctaataattcccagcatggcgttggcctcttttattgcaaacgcacactgtcttgacattttcagtgagttatctaccacgaccccaagatctttctcttggtcagtctctgccagttcacaccccatcaacttgtatttgtagctgggattcctggccccaatgtgcattactttgcacttggccacattgaaccgcatctgccacgttgacgcccactcacccagcctcaacagatccctttggagtttctcacaatcctcaacaatttagtgtcatccgcaaacttggccacttcactgctcactcccaactctaaatcatttatgaacaagttaaagagcatgggacccagtaccgagccctgcggcacccactgcttaccgtcctccactgcaaagactgcccatttatactcactctctacctcctattactcagccagtttttgatccacaagaggacaagaactcgtgggcattcgatgaaattgctgagcagacaggttaaaacggataaaaggaagtacttcttcacccaaagggtgattaacatgtggaattcactgccacaggaggtggtggcggccacaagcatggccaccttcaagaggggtttagataaaaatatggagcagaggtctatcagtggctattagccacagtgtgtgtgtgcgtgtgtgtataaaaaataaaattttggccactgtgtgacacagagtgttggactggatgggccattggcctgatccaacatggcttctcttatgttcttaaactggctctctaagaaagACAATCCTCCTCCATCTGTTTGTGCTTTTCTGGTTCTCCATCATCTCTGAAATTGTCCCCTctttccccctcacttccagttgaGCCCCTGGTGAAGATCTCCCCCACTAAGGGAGACCCCCTGGCCCACCACACCCTCCTGATCTGCACCGCGGCAGGATATTATCCCCCCGGGATTGACATCAAGTGGCTGAAGAACGGGCAGGAGCAGACACAGGGGGTGGGATATGATGATGAGATCCAGAACGCAGACTGGACCTACCAGTACCAGGTGATGCTGGAGACGGTGCCTCAGCGGGGAGACGTCTACGCCTGCCAGGTGGAGCACAAAAGTGTGAAGGAACCCATCTCCGTGCAGTGGGGTAAGAGAATCAAGGGCTCCCCTCTTCTCCGCTCTCCCTTGAAGGGAGTTCCAAGGACTTGTGTCAAGCGACTCCCCCACTTCTCAAGGACTCCCCTCTTCCATGAAGGAG includes these proteins:
- the LOC132571385 gene encoding H-2 class II histocompatibility antigen, E-S beta chain-like, which codes for MGPGLILLEMLVGLAWTSQTERRLKAPAAHFLMQEKYECHFLPDGAAPRGEVWFLFRHFWDRQEVLRFDSRQGYFQALSPLTEPEARGWNRDPQTLRYYRAAQERFCGHNYGAAREAQVLGRTVEPLVKISPTKGDPLAHHTLLICTAAGYYPPGIDIKWLKNGQEQTQGVGYDDEIQNADWTYQYQVMLETVPQRGDVYACQVEHKSVKEPISVQWEPQTSDSAKSKVWTGAVGAVLGLVFVAVGLYLYLKSRKGLLS